One genomic region from bacterium encodes:
- a CDS encoding FlgD immunoglobulin-like domain containing protein, producing MNKRFIRRVLLSVVLVLLPLTARAQSLYDYGAENLPRAAQRFDPAVYIGRPGGGPWITGESAERDGSENDGIEFSITGHEVTVYVSSDGVISGWLDFHGTGEAPDFSQPDDIIIPAQTVRAGYNSFSFAWPQGFVPGSAIWSRFRFSCASQVTAVSNPVGVSDSFGEVQDYRFDLLPLDLGDLTAEPAGDRIALHWQTRTENENQGFHLFRADAAEGPYRQITGSLIRGAGCSHGPLRYGYSDTTVEPGRVYYYKLADVDFKGCMTMHGPVCATAASPIDYVLEQIYPNPFNPETRINFRLKEPGRVLLSVYDLKGHEVRKLMAGALPQGSHTVSWNGRDNNGAFLASATYIYKLQVNDYEVSRPIQFIR from the coding sequence ATGAATAAAAGGTTCATCAGACGGGTATTGTTGTCGGTTGTGCTTGTGTTGCTGCCCCTGACCGCCAGAGCGCAGAGCTTGTATGATTATGGGGCCGAGAACCTACCGCGCGCGGCGCAACGATTCGATCCAGCCGTCTATATCGGCCGCCCCGGCGGCGGGCCGTGGATCACTGGAGAGAGTGCGGAGCGCGACGGTTCGGAAAATGATGGCATCGAATTCAGCATCACGGGCCACGAGGTGACGGTGTATGTCAGTAGTGACGGGGTGATCTCCGGCTGGCTCGATTTTCATGGCACGGGCGAAGCGCCCGATTTCAGCCAGCCCGACGATATCATCATTCCCGCGCAAACCGTGCGGGCTGGCTACAACAGCTTCAGTTTCGCCTGGCCGCAGGGCTTTGTCCCTGGCTCAGCGATCTGGTCGCGCTTCCGTTTCAGCTGCGCCTCCCAGGTGACCGCCGTCTCGAATCCGGTGGGCGTGAGCGATTCCTTCGGCGAGGTGCAGGACTACCGCTTCGATCTTCTGCCACTCGATCTTGGCGATCTGACCGCAGAGCCCGCCGGCGATCGGATTGCCCTCCACTGGCAAACCCGCACCGAAAACGAGAACCAGGGATTCCATCTCTTCCGCGCTGATGCGGCGGAGGGTCCGTATCGGCAGATTACCGGCAGCCTGATCCGCGGTGCAGGGTGCTCGCATGGACCGCTCCGCTATGGCTATTCGGATACAACCGTCGAGCCGGGAAGGGTTTACTATTACAAGCTGGCGGATGTCGATTTCAAAGGCTGCATGACTATGCACGGCCCGGTCTGCGCCACGGCAGCCTCCCCGATCGACTATGTTCTGGAACAGATCTATCCCAATCCCTTCAATCCCGAGACCCGCATCAATTTCAGGCTCAAGGAACCAGGAAGGGTATTACTCTCTGTCTACGATCTCAAGGGGCACGAGGTGCGCAAGCTGATGGCGGGGGCCCTGCCGCAGGGTTCCCATACCGTTTCATGGAACGGCCGGGATAACAACGGCGCCTTTCTCGCCTCTGCTACCTATATCTACAAGCTGCAGGTTAATGATTATGAGGTCTCCCGTCCAATCCAGTTCATCCGCTGA
- a CDS encoding CdaR family protein: MQNNSSAQGKKPFFQRYKIHIAATGFAILIWFLVVSNEFYDAEIQIPIDIPAVQSHYIITSELPTRARVKVRGQGMALMAFMLFREGRLEMNLEWGPGERVLYPRTQDVILGGGAHALTVLQLIEPQEIPVVIEELASRIVPVASQITVKPMPGYTVVGDVLLEPTEVVARGPNSLIKSLRTVPTIERTLDRAKTALSGEILLNSPDAKKIMLQPARVLFKVDVQKLMEKRIEHIPVRVRNLPPGYRAMVLPATLSLIAEGGVTVISALTEKEITAYIDYGRQPQTDGQNAPAYIVPVPGVRYRDIMPKRFKVILERE; encoded by the coding sequence ATGCAGAACAACTCTTCTGCGCAGGGGAAAAAGCCTTTCTTTCAGCGCTATAAAATCCATATCGCCGCGACAGGTTTTGCCATTCTGATCTGGTTTCTTGTCGTCTCCAACGAATTCTACGATGCCGAGATTCAGATTCCCATCGATATTCCAGCGGTGCAATCCCATTACATTATCACCAGCGAGCTTCCGACCAGAGCGCGCGTCAAGGTGCGCGGTCAGGGCATGGCCCTGATGGCTTTCATGCTTTTCCGCGAGGGGCGGCTGGAGATGAACCTCGAGTGGGGGCCGGGCGAGCGGGTGCTCTACCCGCGTACCCAGGATGTCATCCTCGGCGGCGGCGCCCACGCCCTCACCGTTCTACAGCTGATCGAGCCGCAGGAGATCCCTGTGGTCATTGAGGAGTTGGCCTCGCGCATTGTACCCGTGGCAAGCCAGATCACCGTCAAACCGATGCCGGGTTATACGGTAGTGGGAGATGTCCTCCTCGAACCGACCGAGGTTGTCGCCCGGGGGCCCAACTCCCTGATCAAGTCGCTGCGGACCGTGCCGACGATCGAGCGCACCCTCGACCGGGCCAAGACCGCCCTCTCGGGAGAGATCTTGCTCAACTCACCCGATGCCAAAAAGATCATGCTTCAACCGGCGCGCGTCCTTTTCAAGGTGGATGTCCAGAAACTGATGGAGAAACGTATCGAGCACATCCCGGTGCGCGTCCGCAACCTGCCACCAGGTTATCGCGCCATGGTTTTACCAGCCACCCTCAGTCTGATCGCCGAGGGTGGGGTCACGGTCATCTCCGCGCTGACCGAAAAAGAGATCACGGCCTACATCGATTATGGCCGTCAGCCCCAAACGGATGGCCAGAACGCTCCCGCCTATATTGTCCCCGTCCCCGGTGTTCGCTACCGTGATATTATGCCCAAGCGTTTCAAAGTGATCCTGGAACGCGAATGA
- a CDS encoding tetratricopeptide repeat protein, with protein sequence MNPRPRHGYLLLLSTLLIVAMLFCAVAPLRAQSSSEWQKSSDRLFSQARRYYLSEKYWEAARDLIILLDFNPEYEKSDEVVYTLAQSLYEIGLSQGAERLYQHLITRFLRSPLQPNALLGLQRIEYDRQEWNRCIDYHQIIIRSVSPPTITDASCYFAGMAQYQLRDFPKAMENLVQVSIKSPWYPFAQYNLALAQMRMKQLPRAVTTLRDLCELPVESEAVRSLIDESHLTLGYLFYELERYRTAYEQFQLVSPAHEHRDEALLAAGWCQVQLGNLNGAIKPLTQLLLNHTGSASTEEGLFLLGRCFMKLKRYDHAIRVYDHLIALFPSKEEMPAITREVQRSLLEEGIEVEKMQTDLLIMESELIDALPLQVTWPEMPNELRDQRQQLLDLRQGLLRRIQEERVRVNQLADEMDELRRLTRRKESRMDWRAYAEFGKSRALFMQSMQ encoded by the coding sequence ATGAATCCTCGACCCCGGCATGGCTACTTGCTGCTGCTGAGCACGCTGCTCATCGTCGCCATGCTCTTCTGCGCCGTTGCACCATTGCGAGCTCAATCCTCGTCTGAATGGCAAAAATCCTCCGACCGGCTCTTCAGCCAGGCCCGACGCTATTACCTGAGCGAGAAATACTGGGAAGCCGCCCGCGACTTGATCATCCTCCTCGACTTCAATCCCGAGTACGAAAAAAGCGACGAGGTGGTCTATACCCTGGCACAGTCGCTGTATGAAATCGGCTTGTCCCAGGGGGCGGAACGGCTCTATCAGCACCTGATCACCCGATTCCTTCGCAGTCCCTTGCAGCCCAATGCCCTTCTCGGGTTGCAGCGGATCGAGTACGACCGTCAGGAGTGGAACCGGTGCATCGACTATCATCAGATCATCATACGCTCGGTCTCGCCGCCCACCATCACCGACGCCTCCTGCTATTTCGCCGGCATGGCCCAGTATCAACTCCGTGATTTTCCCAAGGCGATGGAGAACCTGGTGCAGGTCTCGATAAAAAGTCCGTGGTACCCTTTTGCCCAGTACAATCTCGCCCTGGCGCAGATGCGCATGAAACAGCTGCCGCGTGCGGTGACCACATTGCGCGATCTCTGTGAACTGCCGGTTGAGAGCGAAGCTGTGCGCAGCCTGATCGACGAGAGCCACCTGACCCTGGGCTATCTTTTCTATGAACTGGAGCGCTATCGCACCGCCTACGAGCAGTTCCAGCTGGTGTCGCCGGCCCATGAGCATCGTGACGAGGCGCTGCTCGCGGCAGGCTGGTGTCAGGTGCAGCTCGGCAACCTGAACGGAGCCATCAAACCCCTCACCCAGCTCTTGCTCAACCATACTGGCAGCGCCAGCACGGAGGAGGGCCTCTTTCTGCTCGGCCGCTGCTTCATGAAACTAAAGCGCTACGACCACGCCATCAGGGTGTATGATCACCTGATCGCTCTCTTCCCTAGCAAGGAGGAGATGCCGGCCATCACCCGCGAGGTGCAGCGGTCGCTGCTGGAGGAGGGGATCGAGGTGGAAAAGATGCAGACCGATCTGCTCATTATGGAGAGTGAGCTGATCGATGCCCTGCCCCTCCAGGTCACCTGGCCCGAGATGCCCAACGAGCTGCGCGATCAGCGTCAACAGCTGCTGGACCTGCGACAGGGTTTGCTGCGCCGCATCCAGGAGGAACGAGTGCGGGTGAATCAGCTGGCCGATGAAATGGACGAGCTGCGCCGTCTCACCCGGCGCAAGGAGTCCCGTATGGATTGGCGCGCCTATGCAGAGTTCGGCAAGTCCCGCGCCCTTTTCATGCAAAGCATGCAGTAG
- a CDS encoding AgmX/PglI C-terminal domain-containing protein — MQLDIKKQRRQLEQTREQLVGLQSALHERLYTLYRDHGLIEKRAELQDPAVRQRCLAHPFDGVTRSELEVIVAQLRPLGEGIARLKAEIEQLKRQETEERRVLHEAPSNLQPAVLQPIRDNGLQELKRYSHKYMVWALGIAAVIEFFAVGVYWLVVYLQPEEALEKKVRITKYIELEPPPSIAEDLNQPIGGDNLLGGSTSGIIGVLGVIVPVSDKDKKNNGIEFLVSDNSIQDLDRLLSQAKLRGGSGGGGEGGLGLGQGNGSRGRSSADQAYDQVVLDEFNVAALGNVDQLITEAKGVESVKLEKKGQVAIQAPGDIRGSETARVQRSADAVMGVINAQQARMMYIYNKHLRLHPDMRGKLNVDLTIEADGTVSNIVVVESNISEDEFVRELLGLLRRLRFDKITAGSVTVNLPLVFNRTE, encoded by the coding sequence ATGCAGTTGGATATCAAAAAACAACGCCGGCAGCTGGAGCAGACCCGCGAACAACTCGTTGGACTCCAGAGCGCCTTGCACGAACGGCTCTACACCTTGTATCGCGACCATGGCCTGATCGAAAAGCGCGCCGAACTGCAGGACCCAGCCGTCCGGCAGCGCTGTCTCGCCCATCCCTTCGATGGCGTCACCCGCAGTGAATTGGAGGTTATCGTCGCCCAGCTGCGCCCTCTCGGCGAGGGCATCGCCCGGCTCAAGGCGGAAATCGAGCAGCTCAAACGCCAGGAAACCGAGGAGCGCAGAGTCCTGCATGAAGCGCCGTCCAACCTGCAGCCCGCGGTGCTGCAGCCGATCCGGGATAACGGATTGCAGGAACTGAAACGGTACAGCCACAAATACATGGTCTGGGCTCTGGGCATCGCCGCCGTCATCGAGTTCTTCGCCGTCGGTGTATACTGGCTTGTCGTCTATTTGCAGCCGGAGGAGGCCCTTGAAAAGAAGGTGCGGATCACTAAATACATCGAGCTGGAACCGCCCCCCTCGATTGCCGAGGATTTGAATCAGCCCATCGGCGGCGACAATCTGCTCGGCGGCAGCACCTCGGGCATCATCGGCGTTCTCGGGGTGATTGTACCGGTGAGCGACAAGGACAAGAAGAACAACGGCATCGAATTTCTCGTCAGCGACAACTCGATACAGGACCTCGATCGGCTGCTCTCGCAAGCCAAACTGCGCGGCGGCAGCGGCGGCGGAGGTGAAGGGGGGCTGGGGCTCGGTCAAGGCAACGGCAGCCGCGGCCGCAGTTCCGCTGACCAAGCCTATGACCAGGTTGTCCTCGATGAGTTCAACGTCGCCGCCCTGGGCAATGTCGATCAGCTGATCACCGAAGCCAAGGGCGTCGAGAGCGTCAAACTGGAAAAGAAGGGGCAAGTCGCCATCCAGGCCCCGGGCGATATCCGTGGTTCCGAGACCGCCCGGGTGCAGCGTTCCGCCGATGCGGTGATGGGGGTGATCAACGCCCAGCAGGCGCGTATGATGTACATCTATAACAAACATCTGCGACTCCATCCGGATATGCGCGGCAAGCTCAATGTCGATCTGACCATCGAGGCGGATGGCACGGTCTCGAACATCGTGGTGGTCGAGAGCAACATCAGCGAGGACGAGTTCGTCCGCGAGCTCCTTGGTCTGCTGCGCCGTCTGCGCTTTGACAAAATCACCGCGGGATCAGTCACCGTCAATTTGCCCCTGGTCTTCAACAGAACGGAATAA
- a CDS encoding tetratricopeptide repeat protein produces the protein MKSYFPYCLDQIRCHGRWGARWLLLGGLLLGGLHPLQAAGQKPASIVAGVVSESGEDLTKLNRIILEHETLLQKYPDSDFTPTVLLQLAQLYQRQSTALFQQQMEKYEQDLQAFERNEILDEPVLPRANMEKSINLLEQLVEKYPKVAFRDKALYMLGMAYLQQGNRVRAQLCLERIISEFPKSAITLESHFRIAEFYFDRREYAPAIEHYKALLEQWDNPYFDMALYKLGWSYYSQGDYPHAITSFIYLLEDMALIERTHSQQLSRSRADLSSEAIQYVASCYAEYGGPAAAQNFFSSRTDKSYTLPILVQLAALYQKRAYYPEAIAAQEVLLSLYPFYEKAPELLQQMVDDYEADGRKPQAIQTRERIVQQFAPGSFWLQKYPSGPVHQKADSLARVTLRGLGLYFQAEAQRNGRVRDYQVAIEKYEDYLEKYGSAPDAAEIHYLLAECNYGRSDFAGAIAAYTAVLTRYDTTRYRHDAAYNRVLCYYQLLGSDPGGDSSEVAIPRFIGESDTLRLAVSRPSERGLLLAANEFITLFPDSRNHDQVLMKLGETLHEMHQYAAAARVYKHVVDLGAQRPFYLSAALNAGQCYFDDNRFEEADRWFTALQEQFPDSAHYRERAGRLGTLAKFKIAEGLAASGQTEASAQLMQTVALNAAEAPLRDRALFEAATQFQKLNKPAAAAEALEQLAAQQPPSNLADEALYRAAVLRESSGDYAAAARDYLQLCDTWPASHFAQRSLKSAALCQENLQNWGDAERLYSRFAQSYPDSLADMVECLAKAGEMASKGGDPAGSRRYYTRAVQRWQQSGNAGAAIDPYYVAQAQFMLGELLFNEYTQITLQPPFERSMKRKVAKFNEVFEAYKATLEYQIADWSTAASYRIGASFEEFVRAFMDSPPPRGLKGEALQEYQSKLVTAAKPYKERALETYAKMVEQAKANAIENNWVSQSRQRLQALQTELGIVPSADSASDPTTPPQPAPAQPQPEGTRPS, from the coding sequence ATGAAATCCTATTTCCCCTATTGCCTTGACCAAATCCGTTGCCACGGCCGGTGGGGTGCCCGATGGCTCCTGCTGGGCGGCCTCCTGCTGGGCGGCCTCCATCCTTTGCAGGCGGCCGGGCAAAAACCAGCCTCGATCGTCGCCGGCGTCGTCTCGGAGAGCGGCGAGGATCTCACCAAACTGAACCGGATCATCCTCGAACACGAGACCCTGCTGCAAAAATATCCCGACAGTGACTTCACCCCGACCGTGCTGCTGCAGCTGGCCCAGCTTTATCAACGCCAGTCCACTGCGTTGTTTCAGCAGCAGATGGAAAAGTATGAGCAGGATCTCCAGGCCTTTGAGCGCAACGAAATCCTGGACGAGCCGGTTCTCCCCCGCGCCAATATGGAAAAAAGCATCAACCTGCTCGAACAGCTGGTCGAAAAGTATCCCAAGGTCGCCTTCCGCGATAAAGCCCTCTACATGCTCGGTATGGCCTACCTGCAGCAGGGCAACCGCGTCCGGGCGCAGCTTTGCCTCGAACGAATCATCAGCGAATTCCCGAAATCGGCCATCACCCTCGAATCGCATTTCCGTATCGCCGAGTTCTACTTCGACCGCCGCGAGTATGCCCCCGCCATCGAACACTACAAGGCCTTGCTGGAGCAATGGGATAACCCTTACTTCGACATGGCCCTTTACAAGCTCGGCTGGTCCTACTACTCTCAGGGTGATTATCCCCACGCGATCACCAGTTTCATCTATCTACTCGAGGATATGGCGCTGATCGAGCGGACCCATTCGCAACAGTTGAGCCGTTCCCGGGCGGACCTGAGCTCGGAAGCGATTCAGTACGTCGCCAGCTGCTATGCGGAATACGGCGGTCCGGCAGCGGCCCAGAATTTTTTCTCCTCGCGCACCGACAAATCCTACACCCTGCCCATCCTGGTGCAGCTCGCGGCGCTCTACCAGAAACGCGCCTACTATCCGGAAGCCATCGCCGCCCAGGAGGTTCTCCTCAGTCTCTATCCCTTTTACGAAAAGGCACCGGAGCTGCTGCAGCAGATGGTTGATGATTATGAAGCGGATGGTCGCAAACCGCAGGCGATCCAGACGCGCGAGCGGATCGTGCAGCAGTTCGCCCCCGGCAGCTTCTGGCTTCAGAAGTATCCCTCGGGCCCGGTTCATCAAAAAGCGGACAGCCTGGCCCGGGTCACCTTGCGCGGCCTGGGCCTCTATTTCCAGGCGGAAGCCCAGCGCAATGGCCGCGTTCGCGACTATCAGGTTGCCATTGAAAAATATGAGGATTATCTCGAAAAATATGGCTCAGCCCCCGATGCCGCGGAGATCCATTACCTCCTCGCCGAATGCAATTATGGTCGCAGCGATTTTGCCGGGGCGATTGCGGCCTACACCGCCGTATTAACCCGGTACGATACCACCCGCTACCGCCATGATGCCGCCTACAATCGGGTTTTATGTTACTATCAACTGCTCGGCAGTGACCCGGGGGGCGACTCCTCCGAGGTAGCCATCCCCAGGTTCATCGGCGAAAGCGATACCCTGCGCCTGGCCGTCTCGCGGCCATCCGAACGCGGCCTGCTGTTGGCGGCGAACGAATTCATCACCCTGTTCCCCGATAGCCGGAATCATGATCAGGTTCTGATGAAGCTGGGTGAGACCCTCCACGAGATGCATCAGTACGCTGCAGCGGCGCGGGTTTACAAGCATGTGGTCGACCTCGGGGCGCAGCGTCCCTTTTATCTCAGCGCGGCGCTGAACGCGGGGCAGTGCTATTTTGATGACAACCGCTTCGAGGAAGCCGATCGCTGGTTTACCGCCCTGCAGGAGCAATTTCCGGACTCGGCGCATTACCGCGAACGCGCCGGCCGTCTCGGCACCCTGGCGAAATTCAAGATCGCCGAAGGACTAGCCGCGTCCGGCCAGACCGAAGCCTCTGCACAGCTGATGCAAACCGTGGCGCTGAACGCCGCCGAGGCGCCGCTGCGCGACCGCGCCCTGTTCGAAGCAGCAACCCAGTTCCAAAAGCTCAACAAGCCCGCCGCCGCGGCCGAGGCGCTTGAGCAGTTGGCCGCCCAGCAGCCCCCCTCGAACCTGGCCGATGAGGCCCTGTATCGTGCAGCCGTGCTGCGCGAGAGCAGCGGCGACTATGCGGCCGCTGCCCGGGATTACCTCCAACTCTGCGACACCTGGCCGGCCTCACATTTCGCTCAGCGCAGCCTCAAATCCGCTGCCCTTTGCCAGGAGAACCTGCAAAACTGGGGCGATGCGGAGAGACTGTACAGCCGTTTTGCCCAGAGCTACCCCGATTCCCTGGCCGACATGGTCGAGTGCCTTGCCAAGGCGGGTGAGATGGCCAGCAAAGGAGGCGATCCGGCCGGTTCGCGCCGTTATTACACCCGTGCGGTGCAGCGCTGGCAGCAAAGCGGGAACGCCGGCGCGGCGATCGATCCCTATTATGTCGCTCAGGCGCAGTTCATGCTCGGCGAGTTGCTCTTCAACGAATACACCCAGATCACGCTGCAGCCGCCCTTCGAACGCAGCATGAAACGCAAGGTAGCCAAGTTCAACGAGGTCTTCGAGGCCTACAAGGCCACCCTGGAATATCAAATCGCCGATTGGTCCACCGCCGCCTCTTATCGCATCGGGGCCTCCTTTGAGGAGTTCGTCCGCGCCTTTATGGATTCGCCCCCGCCCAGGGGATTGAAGGGCGAGGCGCTGCAGGAGTACCAGTCCAAACTGGTTACGGCGGCCAAACCCTACAAGGAACGGGCCCTCGAAACCTACGCCAAAATGGTCGAACAGGCCAAAGCGAACGCGATCGAAAACAACTGGGTGAGCCAGAGCCGTCAACGGCTGCAGGCTTTGCAGACGGAGCTGGGGATCGTACCTTCCGCTGATTCTGCCTCCGATCCGACAACCCCGCCGCAACCGGCGCCGGCCCAGCCGCAACCGGAAGGAACAAGGCCATCATGA
- a CDS encoding ECF transporter S component: protein MNPRTARLTRLVLLIAITLIIEMIGLPQPMTGPLVNLMLVLTTLISGISGGIALGAITPLIALIRGQLPPVLAPFVPFILCGNALYVLLFGALGSRKSASPLQSWRAWVGIILGSTAKFLWLLLAARLIMPLLLSRTLPEKIITMMTLPQWITALLGGALALLFHALLLRRRILAPPR, encoded by the coding sequence ATGAATCCGAGAACCGCTAGACTGACTCGTCTGGTTTTGCTGATCGCCATCACCCTGATCATTGAAATGATCGGCCTGCCGCAGCCCATGACCGGTCCCTTGGTCAATCTGATGCTGGTGCTGACCACTCTGATCTCCGGGATAAGCGGAGGGATCGCCCTCGGCGCCATCACGCCGCTTATCGCTCTGATCCGCGGCCAACTGCCGCCGGTGCTGGCCCCCTTCGTTCCCTTCATCCTGTGCGGCAACGCCCTTTACGTTCTGCTCTTTGGCGCCCTCGGCAGCCGGAAATCCGCATCACCGTTGCAGTCCTGGCGTGCCTGGGTCGGGATAATCCTGGGATCAACCGCCAAATTCCTCTGGCTGTTGCTGGCCGCGCGCCTGATCATGCCCCTGCTCCTCTCCAGGACGCTGCCCGAAAAGATCATCACCATGATGACCCTGCCCCAATGGATCACCGCCCTGCTCGGCGGCGCGCTGGCGCTGCTCTTTCATGCTTTGCTGCTGCGCCGGCGCATTCTCGCCCCGCCCCGATAA
- a CDS encoding sugar phosphate nucleotidyltransferase encodes MQAVMMVAGKSTRTYPMTLTRPKPLLPVANRPLIYHSLDQMVGLFDEVILIVGYRKEMIRELLGEEYRGIHLVYQEQKEQLGTGHAILQARPHIRGRFVACNGDDLFAHEDFAKLLPHSYAALVKPVADPSLYGVAQVDEHYHLIHMVEKPKTFLGNLANIGCYIFEPDIFDALEKVELSERGEIEIIGAIMDVVRRSTVTVVPITGFWLPTGFAWDLLKHQEFMMTGMSRSRIEGRVEAGAVLTGPVEIGPGSVVRSGSIIEGPVIIGGNCEIGPNCYLRKFTAVGDGCRIGHAVEIKNSIIMPGAHIAHLSYVGDSVIGEACNLGAGTITANKRHDDQPVRSAVKGLLVESGRHKLGAILADHVQTGIHTALYPGCKIWPSLTTLPGEVLQGDRMPEGAAWD; translated from the coding sequence ATGCAAGCTGTGATGATGGTGGCCGGAAAAAGCACCCGGACCTATCCCATGACCCTGACTCGGCCCAAACCGCTCCTGCCGGTAGCCAATCGTCCGCTCATTTATCACAGCCTCGATCAGATGGTTGGACTTTTTGACGAGGTTATTCTGATCGTTGGTTACCGCAAGGAGATGATCCGCGAACTGCTCGGAGAGGAATACCGCGGCATCCATCTGGTCTATCAGGAACAAAAGGAACAGCTGGGGACCGGACACGCCATCCTCCAGGCACGGCCCCATATCCGCGGCCGCTTCGTCGCCTGCAACGGCGACGACCTGTTTGCCCATGAGGATTTCGCCAAACTCCTTCCTCATTCCTACGCGGCCCTGGTCAAGCCAGTGGCCGATCCCTCCCTTTATGGTGTTGCCCAGGTGGATGAGCACTATCACCTGATCCATATGGTGGAGAAACCCAAGACCTTTCTCGGAAACCTGGCCAACATCGGCTGCTATATCTTTGAACCCGATATTTTTGATGCCCTCGAGAAGGTCGAGCTGAGTGAACGCGGTGAAATCGAGATTATTGGCGCCATCATGGATGTGGTGCGTCGCAGCACGGTTACCGTCGTTCCCATCACCGGCTTTTGGCTGCCCACCGGTTTCGCCTGGGACCTGCTCAAGCATCAGGAATTCATGATGACCGGCATGAGCCGCAGCCGGATCGAGGGCCGTGTTGAAGCGGGGGCTGTCCTCACCGGCCCGGTCGAGATCGGCCCGGGATCGGTGGTGCGCAGCGGCAGTATCATCGAGGGTCCGGTCATCATCGGCGGCAACTGCGAGATCGGCCCGAACTGTTATCTGCGTAAGTTCACGGCCGTCGGCGACGGCTGCCGCATCGGCCACGCCGTCGAGATCAAGAACAGCATCATCATGCCGGGCGCGCATATCGCCCACCTCAGCTATGTCGGTGATTCGGTCATTGGCGAGGCCTGCAACCTCGGCGCCGGCACCATTACAGCCAATAAACGCCATGACGATCAACCTGTCCGCTCTGCCGTCAAAGGCCTACTCGTCGAGAGTGGTCGCCACAAGCTGGGTGCCATCCTGGCCGACCACGTCCAGACCGGCATCCATACCGCGCTCTATCCGGGCTGCAAGATCTGGCCCAGCCTGACCACCCTCCCCGGGGAGGTCCTGCAGGGCGATCGGATGCCCGAGGGCGCCGCCTGGGATTGA
- the tsaD gene encoding tRNA (adenosine(37)-N6)-threonylcarbamoyltransferase complex transferase subunit TsaD, translating to MRVLGIETSCDETSAALIDESGILANVIATQKIHEAYGGVVPEFASRAHMRQLPGIIRLALKQACIGLTGIDALAVTCGPGLAGSLLVGLSMCKGLALALGKPFIGINHIEGHILATAAQTASIEYPFICLVASGGHTLLVLVREPLRYEIVGRTIDDAAGEAFDKVAKVLGLGYPGGPLIEKSARGGNPGAIAFPRALTESGNLDFSFSGLKTAVLYYAQALAPEEGAARLPDIAASFQQAVIDALFMKSQRALEAYGCHTLVLAGGVMRNVPLRETFTSRCQSLGIALAIPAPELCTDNAAMIAQAGLMHLQAGEHSDFSLDVAPNLSL from the coding sequence ATGCGCGTTCTCGGAATCGAAACCTCTTGCGACGAGACCAGCGCCGCGTTGATTGACGAGAGTGGCATCCTGGCCAATGTCATCGCCACGCAAAAAATCCATGAGGCTTATGGTGGCGTCGTGCCAGAGTTCGCTTCTCGCGCTCATATGCGCCAGTTGCCCGGGATCATCCGGCTTGCCCTGAAGCAGGCCTGCATCGGACTGACCGGAATCGATGCCCTGGCGGTCACCTGCGGCCCCGGTTTGGCGGGCTCCCTGCTGGTAGGCCTCTCGATGTGCAAGGGCCTCGCCCTGGCCCTGGGAAAGCCCTTCATCGGCATCAATCATATCGAAGGCCATATCCTGGCCACCGCGGCGCAAACCGCCTCTATCGAATATCCCTTCATATGCCTGGTCGCCTCGGGGGGCCATACCCTGCTGGTGCTGGTGCGCGAACCGCTCCGCTACGAAATTGTCGGACGGACCATCGATGACGCAGCCGGCGAGGCCTTCGACAAGGTTGCCAAGGTCCTCGGCCTCGGCTATCCCGGCGGGCCCTTGATCGAAAAAAGTGCGCGCGGTGGTAACCCCGGTGCCATCGCTTTTCCTCGCGCCCTGACTGAAAGCGGCAACCTCGATTTCAGTTTCAGCGGGCTCAAGACCGCTGTGCTCTATTATGCCCAGGCGCTCGCGCCGGAGGAAGGGGCCGCCCGGCTGCCGGACATCGCCGCCAGCTTCCAGCAGGCGGTCATCGATGCGCTCTTTATGAAAAGTCAGCGCGCCCTGGAGGCCTACGGCTGCCATACCCTGGTGCTGGCAGGCGGTGTCATGCGCAACGTCCCGCTGCGCGAGACCTTCACGAGTCGGTGCCAGTCGCTGGGCATCGCCCTCGCCATCCCGGCGCCGGAGCTCTGTACCGACAACGCCGCCATGATCGCCCAGGCAGGGCTGATGCACCTGCAGGCGGGCGAGCACTCCGATTTCTCTCTTGATGTCGCACCCAACCTCTCCCTTTGA